In Amaranthus tricolor cultivar Red isolate AtriRed21 chromosome 5, ASM2621246v1, whole genome shotgun sequence, a genomic segment contains:
- the LOC130814061 gene encoding uncharacterized protein LOC130814061, translating to MDNKKSQTSSSSSSLTSQLFGSHESSSNDVLSSIFPPSKGIGRYSTYSEARGSCQKESSGNQPWNNKQDNVYKHIDTSYGSSAKKEKGSIYEQEGPEPCNLSNSIYYGGRETYSKSTTNPSSTSYPMYAKKDGGEDHPGGASRGNWWQGSLYY from the exons atggACAATAAGAAGTCACAAACtagttcatcttcatcatcactcACTTCTCAGCTATTTGGGTCTCATGAATCATCATCTAATGATGTTTTATCTTCCATTTTCCCCCCTTCAAAG GGAATTGGCCGATATTCTACCTATTCTGAGGCAAGAGGATCATGTCAAAAAGAGTCTTCTGGAAATCAACCATggaataataaacaag ATAACGTATACAAACATATTGATACATCGTATGGTAGCTCagctaagaaagaaaaaggcTCGATTTATGAGCAAGAAGGACCTGAACCTTGTAACTTGAGCAACTCTATCTACTATGGTGGCCGAGAAACATATTCAAAATCGACTACTAACCCAAGCTCCACTTCATACCCTATG TACGCAAAGAAAGATGGTGGTGAAGACCATCCAGGTGGGGCTTCAAGGGGAAACTGGTGGCAAG GATCACTTTATTACTAG